The sequence below is a genomic window from Cicer arietinum cultivar CDC Frontier isolate Library 1 chromosome 6, Cicar.CDCFrontier_v2.0, whole genome shotgun sequence.
tttattgtgtttaggagttaagaatttttatgttgttatatttatgtaatttattggatgcagttAAATAGATGAAGGGGGAGACAATAGTGACGAAATGTATGAAGGTTTGGAAGGTTTGGAacctgattttgaagaaatgtatgatgatttgGATCCTTATTTTGAAGAAATGTGTGATGATGTGGAACCTAATTTTGACGCTATGAATGACGGAGTTGAACCTGTTATGATTGATTTGACTGATGTATTTACCACCGGCATGATGTTTGATACATGAGATGAATTATTGAAATGGGCTAGAAATGTTTGAAGGGAAACTGgaattgtttttgtaatttttagaTTTGAAACTGCGACAGCACGACcaagaacaaagacaaaattaattcttggttgtgaaagaagTGGTAAATATAGACCTTGGAAGAATCCTAATCTTACGAGGAGTACTTGGACTAGAAAATGTGATTGTCCATTTAGATTGAGAGGAACACGGTCAAATGTTGATGATGGATGGTATTTGCATGTAATATGTGGTCTCCATAACCACAAATTGGCCAAAAAACTGACCAGTCACTCTTTCTTAGGCCGATTGTctcaagatgagaaaaatgtacTTGGTGATATGACAAAGAACTTTGTAAaaccaaaaaacattttaatgacATTGATGGATCATAACGTTGAAAGTTTGACGACAAAAAAACAAGTTTACAATGCACGTCAAGCATATCGTTCATCActtagaggtaatagaacagaaATGCAACATCTTTTGACATTGATGGAACGCGACAAATACGTTTATCGATATAGGAAGGTAGAGGGTTCAGATGAGTTGAGGGACATATTTTAGACCCATCCAGACGCTAtcactcttgtaaataattttcatataatattgattatggATAACACTTACAAGACCTGTAGGTATCGAATGCCATTACTTGAGATTATTGGTGTTACATCTACtgaaatgacattttgtgtGGGATTTGCATATCTACAGTCTGAGCGTGTTGATAACTTCACATGGGCACTACAAATGGTGAAAGAACAGATTACAAGTGGTGAAGTTGAAGTCATCGTTACTGATAGAGACCTTGCTTTGATGAACGCAGTTGAAAATGTTTTTCCAAAAACAGTGAATTTATTATGCTTGTTTCATATATGCAAGAATGTCAAAGCCAAGCGCAAGATGATTGTGTTTCAAATGGTGAAATAACAGATTACAAGTGGTGAAGTTGAAGTCATCGTTACTGATAGAGACCTTGCTTTGATGAACGCAGTTGAAAATGTTTTTCTAAAAGCATTTAATTTATTATGCTTGTTTCATATATGCAAGAATGTCAAAGCCAAGTGCAAGATGAATGTGTTTCCAAAAAAGAAGCAAGTGCAAATAATGGAGGCATGAGAGGCTTTTATTTACAGTTATGATGAGGCTCAGTACTACATGAAGTTGGCTATCTTTGAGGAATTTGTAGTAGCtgttctattttttatgattatgtacACGAGCAGTGGTTAATTCCTCACAAGGAAAGGTTTGTTGAGGCGTGGACAAATAAAGTTATGCACTTTGGGAACACCACAACACAAAGGGTTGAGTCGGCGCATTGGAGTTTGAAAAGGATATTACAAGATAGTATTGGTGATATATGCAGTGTTTGAGAAACCATCAATAGCATGATTGTATTACAACACAATGAGATAATAACATCATTTGAAAAGAGCATCATTCAAAAGATGCATCGATATAGTAAAAGATTATACGCGAATTTGCGTGGTGTTGTGTCAAAAAATGCAATTGATCACATTGCGGCAGAGTATGACCGCGTGAAGTATGTAGGTATTGATCAGACTGAGTGTCG
It includes:
- the LOC101505858 gene encoding uncharacterized protein, which codes for MYEGLEGLEPDFEEMYDDLDPYFEEMCDDVEPNFDAMNDGVEPVMIDLTDVFTTGMIFETATARPRTKTKLILGCERSGKYRPWKNPNLTRSTWTRKCDCPFRLRGTRSNVDDGWYLHVICGLHNHKLAKKLTSHSFLGRLSQDEKNVLGDMTKNFVKPKNILMTLMDHNVESLTTKKQVYNARQAYRSSLRGNRTEMQHLLTLMERDKYVYRYRKVEGSDELRDIF